One Molothrus ater isolate BHLD 08-10-18 breed brown headed cowbird chromosome 4, BPBGC_Mater_1.1, whole genome shotgun sequence genomic window carries:
- the PRDM8 gene encoding PR domain zinc finger protein 8 produces the protein MEDAGVQRGIWDGDAKTVQQCLTDIFTSVYTTCDIPENAIFGPCVLSHTSLYDSIAFIALKSTDKRTVPYIFRVDTSAANGSSEGLMWLRLVQSAREREEQNLEAYIKSGQLFYRSLRRIAKDEELLVWYGKELTELLLLGPARAPARTNGSPPYACPECSQRFQFELPFAAHLRFRCPKRLHGPDIGPAAEAAAAKDGAGKEQEPGKFGKPGGPPHHPFPGPDGGPAASTKPSTDFHNLARELENSRGGRAGSPGRPAPPEGGPEAAAGKAKRRFPEEEERGPGAARGRFPAERPGLPAAPKEEPGCAPQQQYRAAGSYCGLEEGGRLFAPPSPETGEAKRSAFVEVKKAARGPEPDGGPEEGPERGSPGAGGAEPGLCPRGGAGGPLAARLDGGSPARGSAFSTVPQLGAGPGGPGGGGGGGTDERKSAFSQPARSFPHVPPLVLGPKLGGLGEPCPDGAAAPARLYAAEALAAKLPGGGEAAGGGGGGGGLPKQSPFLYTTAFWPKSSAAAAVAAAAAGPLQLQLPSALTLLPPSFTSLCLPAQNWCAKCNASFRMTSDLVYHMRSHHKKEYALEPLVKRRREEKLKCPICNESFRERHHLSRHMTSHN, from the exons ATGGAGGACGCCGGCGTCCAGCGGGGAATATGGGACGGGGATGCCAAGACGGTCCAGCAGTGCTTGACTGACATTTTTACCAGCGTTTACACCACCTGCGACATCCCGGAAAATGCCATTTTCGGCCCCTGCGTCCTGAGCCACACGTCCCTGTATGACAGCATCGCCTTTATCGCCCTCAAGTCCACCGACAAGCGCACCGTCCCCTACATATTCCGG GTGGACACGTCGGCGGCCAACGGCTCGTCGGAGGGGCTGATGTGGCTGCGGCTGGTGCAGTCGGCGCGGGAGCGGGAGGAGCAGAACCTGGAGGCCTACATTAAGAGCGGGCAGCTCTTTTATCGCTCCCTACGCCGCATCGCCAAGGATGAAGAGCTGCTGGTGTGGTACGGCAAGGAGCTCaccgagctgctgctgctcggcccggcccgggcccccGCCCGCACCAACG GCTCTCCGCCCTACGCCTGCCCCGAGTGCAGCCAGCGCTTCCAGTTCGAACTGCCCTTCGCCGCACACCTCCGGTTCCGCTGCCCCAAGAGGCTGCACGGCCCCGACATCGGCCCCGCCGCCGAGGCCGCCGCCGCCAAGGACGGCGCCGGCAAGGAGCAGGAGCCCGGCAAGTTCGGGAAGCCCGGCGGGCCGCCGCACCACCCATTCCCCGGGCCCGacggcggccccgccgccagcACCAAGCCCTCCACGGACTTCCACAACCTGGCGCGGGAGCTGGAGAACTCCCGCGGCGGGCGCGCCGGCTCCCCGGGGCGGCCGGCGCCCCCCGAGGGCGGCCCTGAGGCGGCGGCCGGGAAGGCGAAGCGGCGCTTCCCCGAGGAGGAGGAGCGCGGGCCcggcgcggcgcggggccgcTTCCCGGCGGagcggccggggctgccggcgGCGCCCAAGGAGGAGCCGGGCTGTGCCCCGCAGCAGCAGTACCGGGCCGCCGGCTCCTACTGCGGGCTGGAGGAGGGCGGGCGCCTCTTCGCGCCGCCCAGCCCGGAGACCGGCGAGGCCAAGCGCAGCGCCTTCGTGGAGGTGAAGAAGGCGGCCCGCGGCCCCGAGCCCGACGGCGGCCCCGAAGAGGGCCCGGAGCGCGGCTCCCCGGGCGCGGGCGGCGCggagccggggctgtgcccccgcggcggcgcggggggccCGCTGGCCGCCCGCCTGGACGGCGGCAGCCCGGCGCGGGGGAGCGCCTTCAGCACGGTGCCGCAGCTCGGGGCCGGCCCCGGCGgtcccggcggcggcggcggcggcggcaccgaCGAGAGGAAAAGCGCCTTCTCGCAGCCCGCCCGCTCCTTCCCGCACGTCCCGCCGCTGGTGCTGGGTCCCAAGCTGGGCGGGCTGGGCGAACCCTGCCCCGacggcgccgccgcccccgcccgcctGTACGCCGCCGAGGCGCTGGCCGCCAAGCTGCCGGgcggcggggaggcggcgggcggcggcggcggcggcggggggctgCCCAAGCAAAGCCCCTTCCTCTACACCACGGCCTTCTGGCCCAAGagctcggcggcggcggcggtggcggcggcggcggcggggccgctgcagctgcagctgccgtCGGCGCTGACGCTGCTGCCGCCGTCGTTCACCTCGCTGTGCTTGCCGGCTCAGAACTGGTGCGCCAAGTGCAACGCGTCCTTCCGCATGACCTCGGACCTGGTCTACCACATGCGCTCCCACCACAAGAAGGAATACGCGCTGGAGCCCCTCGTCAAGCGCCGCCGCGAGGAGAAGCTCAAGTGCCCCATCTGCAACGAGTCCTTCCGCGAGCGCCACCACCTCTCCCGCCACATGACCTCCCACAACTAG